The proteins below come from a single Cervus elaphus chromosome 4, mCerEla1.1, whole genome shotgun sequence genomic window:
- the LOC122692838 gene encoding vomeronasal type-1 receptor 4-like, translating to MILTLYRHSQRVQYIHKACVSPRSSTESRATQSILVLVSTFMCFHTLSCVFNVTFALYHNPALAISQKHIGKSGLLLSQLDMSHSALRNHCCHHIKGSILNDTTASSQLAIGITFLLQTVLGIWGNLSLLYRYLFLYHTKCRMRVTVLICKHLAIANILVILPKGVPQTITTLRLKYFASDFGCKLILYVERVGRSMSIGTTCLLSVFQTITISPKNSCWKNIKVKAPKYIAFSISFCWIQCLFVNLIFPMYVLYVSEKWRFTNMTNTTDSGYCAAADVENISGSIYAALVAFPEMSFSVLIFWASGSMILTLYRHGRRVQYIHKASVSPRSSTESRATQSILLLASTFMCFHALSCIFNITLALNHNPSWWLVYTTGLINVCFPFISPFLLMSRDSIVSSLCFLYMKNSESPNLIRKA from the exons ATGATTCTCACCCTGTACAGACATAGTCAGCGAGTCCAGTATATTCACAAGGCTTGTGTTTCTCCCAGATCCTCTACTGAGTCCAGAGCAACCCAAAGCATCCTGGTCTTGGTGAGCACCTTCATGTGTTTCCACACCCTGTCCTGCGTCTTCAATGTTACTTTTGCTCTTTATCATAATCCAG CCTTGGCAATTTCACAAAAGCACATAGGGAAAAGTGGTCTCTTGTTGTCACAACTTGATATGAGCCACTCTGCTCTGAGGAATCACTGTTGTCATCATATAAAGGGGAGTATCTTGAATGACACAACCGCCTCCAGCCAACTGGCCATTGGAATAACCTTCTTGTTACAGACGGTGCTTGGGATCTGGGGCAACCTCTCCCTTCTGTACCGTTACCTCTTTCTTTACCACACTAAGTGCAGGATGAGGgtcacagttttgatttgcaagCACCTGGCTATTGCCAACATTTTGGTCATTCTCCCGAAAGGAGTCCCTCAGACAATTACAACTTTGAGGTTGAAATATTTTGCTAGTGATTTTGGCTGCAAACTTATTTTATATGTTGAGAGAGTGGGCAGGAGTATGTCCATCGGCACCACCTGCCTCTTGAGTGTGTTTCAGACCATCACAATCAGCCCGAAGAACTCCTGTTGGAAGAATATTAAAGTCAAAGCCCCAAAGTACATCgccttctccatttccttctgctgGATCCAGTGCCTGTTTGTAAATCTCATTTTTCCCATGTATGTATTATATGTTTCTGAAAAATGGCGCTTCACAAACATGACAAATACAACAGATTCAGGGTACTGTGCTGCCGCAGATGTTGAGAATATCTCAGGCTCAATATATGCAGCTTTGGTAGCATTCCCTGAGATGTCATTTTCTGTGCTCATCTTCTGGGCCAGTGGCTCCATGATTCTCACGCTGTACAGACATGGTCGGCGAGTCCAGTATATTCACAAGGCTAGTGTTTCTCCCAGATCCTCTACTGAGTCCAGAGCCACCCAAAGCATCCTACTCCTGGCGAGCACCTTCATGTGTTTCCACGCACTGTCCTGCATCTTTAACATTACCCTTGCTCTTAATCATAACCCCAGTTGGTGGTTGGTGTATACAACTGGCCTGATTAATGTGTGTTTTCCCTTTATCAGCCCCTTTCTGCTCATGAGCCGTGACTCCATTGTATCCAGTCTCTGCTTTCTGTACATGAAGAACTCAGAATCCCCTAATCTTATCAGAAAAGCGTaa